From a single Okeanomitos corallinicola TIOX110 genomic region:
- a CDS encoding indole-3-glycerol phosphate synthase TrpC, which yields MIYPVIMSNNRLQPIIKEIVWQKKIEVAQIQQEMSFASLQRQLTAAPTVRDFFTAIQQNIYQPGLIAEVKKLLSHQDIVTSNFDFDPLAIAKSYVVGGATCLSVMTDQKFFQGGFDHLRIIRHRIAVPLLCKDFIIDPCQIYLARAAGADAVLLIAAILTDAEINNLLRVINYLGMNAVIEVHNLTELDRVLKLEDVRIIAINNRSLEDFSVNLSITQQLMAARRSQLQNLGILVISESGIETPADISLMADAGIHAVLMSDVLLKQQNLEVAVKNLLNHKFSVSKNMIKK from the coding sequence ATGATTTATCCAGTGATTATGTCTAACAATCGCTTGCAACCTATTATTAAAGAAATTGTGTGGCAAAAAAAGATTGAAGTTGCCCAAATTCAACAGGAAATGTCTTTTGCATCTTTACAACGTCAATTAACTGCTGCTCCCACTGTCAGAGATTTTTTTACTGCTATCCAGCAGAATATTTATCAACCTGGTTTGATAGCTGAGGTGAAAAAGTTATTATCTCATCAGGATATAGTGACATCAAATTTTGATTTTGATCCTTTAGCGATCGCTAAATCTTATGTAGTTGGTGGAGCGACTTGTCTATCTGTAATGACTGATCAAAAGTTTTTTCAAGGGGGTTTTGATCATCTACGTATTATTCGTCATCGGATCGCAGTACCACTTTTATGTAAGGACTTCATTATTGATCCTTGCCAGATTTATTTAGCCAGAGCAGCAGGTGCAGATGCAGTATTATTAATTGCGGCCATTTTAACAGATGCAGAAATAAATAATTTGTTACGAGTAATTAATTACTTGGGAATGAATGCTGTAATTGAGGTTCATAATTTAACTGAGTTAGATCGTGTACTCAAATTAGAAGATGTGCGTATTATAGCTATAAATAACCGCAGTCTAGAAGATTTTAGTGTTAACCTTAGTATCACCCAGCAGTTAATGGCAGCTAGGCGATCGCAATTACAAAATTTAGGTATTCTGGTAATTAGTGAATCTGGAATTGAAACACCTGCTGATATATCTCTGATGGCAGATGCGGGTATTCATGCAGTTTTAATGTCAGATGTTTTACTAAAACAACAAAATTTAGAAGTAGCTGTTAAAAATCTCCTCAATCATAAATTTTCTGTTTCTAAAAACATGATCAAGAAATGA
- the ychF gene encoding redox-regulated ATPase YchF: protein MLRAGIVGLPNVGKSTLFNAVVANAKAEAANFPFCTIEPNVGIVSVPDDRLNVLANIATSKQIVPARVEFVDIAGLVKGASQGEGLGNQFLSHIREVDAIVHVVRCFENDDIIHVAGSVDPARDIEIINLELSLSDLAQIERRIERTRKQARTSKDAQFEITVLEKLVAALNEGKSVRQVSLNAEEAEIIKGLGLLSNKPIIYAANVSEDDLATGNDFVEKVRAIASLENAQVVIVSAQVEAELVELPEADKADFLESLGVKEGGLKSLIRATYALLGLRTYFTCGPQETRAWTINAGMSAPQAAGVIHSDFERGFIRAETVAYNDLVTHGSMNAAKEKGLVRSEGKEYIVQEGDVMLFRFNV, encoded by the coding sequence ATGTTAAGAGCCGGAATTGTCGGACTTCCCAACGTCGGAAAATCTACCTTATTTAATGCTGTAGTCGCTAATGCCAAGGCTGAAGCTGCTAACTTCCCTTTTTGTACCATTGAACCGAATGTTGGCATTGTCTCAGTACCAGATGACCGGTTAAATGTTTTAGCCAATATTGCCACTTCTAAACAAATTGTACCTGCGCGGGTTGAGTTTGTGGATATTGCCGGTTTGGTAAAAGGTGCGAGTCAAGGAGAAGGACTCGGTAATCAATTTTTATCCCACATCCGCGAAGTTGATGCAATAGTTCACGTAGTGCGTTGTTTTGAAAATGATGATATCATTCACGTCGCCGGTTCAGTAGACCCAGCGCGAGATATTGAAATCATTAATTTAGAATTGAGTTTATCAGATTTAGCACAAATTGAAAGACGCATAGAACGCACCCGCAAACAAGCACGTACCAGCAAAGATGCACAATTTGAAATCACAGTTTTAGAAAAATTAGTAGCAGCTTTAAATGAAGGTAAATCTGTTCGTCAGGTCAGTTTAAATGCAGAAGAAGCTGAAATTATTAAAGGTCTAGGACTACTTAGCAATAAACCCATTATTTATGCTGCTAATGTTTCCGAAGATGACTTAGCAACAGGTAATGATTTTGTTGAAAAAGTCCGCGCAATTGCATCTTTAGAAAATGCTCAAGTTGTGATAGTCTCTGCACAGGTAGAAGCAGAATTAGTAGAATTACCAGAAGCAGATAAGGCTGATTTTCTCGAATCTTTAGGTGTAAAAGAAGGTGGTTTAAAATCCTTAATTCGTGCAACTTATGCACTATTAGGTTTACGGACATATTTTACCTGTGGACCTCAAGAAACCCGTGCTTGGACTATTAATGCAGGAATGTCTGCACCCCAAGCAGCAGGTGTAATTCACTCTGACTTTGAACGGGGTTTTATTCGTGCAGAAACCGTTGCTTATAATGATTTAGTAACACATGGTTCAATGAATGCAGCGAAAGAAAAAGGTTTAGTTAGAAGTGAAGGAAAGGAATATATTGTACAGGAAGGAGATGTGATGTTATTCCGATTTAATGTTTAA
- a CDS encoding aminotransferase class I/II-fold pyridoxal phosphate-dependent enzyme — protein MLNQNQTPLIDALKASISRPHSPFYTPGHKRGAGISPILTDLLGEDVLRADLTELEELDNLFTPETAILEAQELAADAFGAEKTYFLVNGSTCGIEAAIMSTCGTGDKIILPRNIHSSVISGLVLSGAMPIFIYPEYDDNLDIAHSIKLEDLKLTLSQHPDAKAVLTIHPTYYGVCGDLKSIAQITHEYNLPLIVDEAHGSHFGFHNNLPTSALVAGADITIQSIHKTLGAMTQASMLHIQGDKINVDRLNKALQLVQSTSPSFVLLASLDAARHQMAMNGESLMLETLYLAGVARRKINKIPGLSVLDIPDIKNSGFFDLDKTRLTVNVSKLGITGFAAEDFINENALTPEFSSLQNLIFIISLGNNKTDIEALLEGLKKLSQTSNLTNQYDICKYKNDAIIAHTLCISPREAFFADSETLPLEKTLDRICAENVCPYPPGIPVLMAGELITKAAIEYLQQIPLLGGVISGCIDSSLRTLKVIKT, from the coding sequence ATGCTCAATCAAAACCAAACCCCCCTCATTGATGCCTTAAAAGCTTCCATTTCTCGTCCCCACAGTCCATTTTACACCCCTGGACACAAACGCGGTGCTGGAATTTCCCCAATTTTAACTGATTTACTAGGTGAAGATGTTTTGCGGGCTGATTTAACAGAATTGGAAGAATTAGATAATTTATTCACTCCTGAAACTGCGATTTTAGAGGCACAAGAATTAGCAGCAGATGCTTTTGGTGCAGAAAAAACTTATTTTTTAGTTAATGGTTCTACCTGCGGTATTGAAGCTGCAATAATGTCTACTTGTGGTACAGGTGATAAAATTATATTACCGAGAAATATTCATAGTTCTGTAATTTCTGGCTTGGTACTTTCTGGTGCTATGCCTATTTTTATTTATCCTGAATATGATGATAATTTAGATATTGCTCACAGCATTAAATTAGAGGATTTAAAATTAACTTTATCTCAACATCCAGATGCAAAAGCTGTATTAACTATTCATCCTACATATTACGGTGTTTGTGGAGATTTAAAAAGTATTGCCCAAATTACCCATGAATATAATTTGCCTTTAATTGTAGATGAAGCACATGGCTCACATTTTGGGTTTCATAATAATTTACCTACCTCAGCTTTAGTCGCAGGTGCTGATATCACAATACAATCAATTCATAAAACCTTGGGTGCAATGACTCAAGCTTCTATGTTACATATTCAAGGTGACAAAATTAATGTTGATAGATTAAATAAAGCCTTACAATTAGTTCAATCTACAAGTCCGAGTTTTGTACTTTTAGCTTCTCTGGATGCTGCACGTCACCAAATGGCTATGAATGGGGAAAGTTTAATGTTAGAAACTTTGTATTTAGCAGGAGTAGCAAGACGGAAAATTAACAAAATTCCTGGTTTATCGGTTTTAGATATTCCCGATATTAAAAATAGTGGCTTTTTTGATTTGGATAAAACTAGGTTAACTGTGAATGTTTCTAAATTAGGAATAACGGGTTTTGCAGCAGAAGACTTTATTAATGAAAATGCTTTAACACCAGAATTTTCATCTTTACAGAATCTAATTTTTATTATTAGTTTGGGTAACAATAAAACAGATATAGAAGCATTGCTAGAAGGGTTGAAAAAATTATCTCAAACATCAAACTTGACAAATCAGTATGATATATGTAAATATAAAAACGATGCTATAATTGCCCATACTCTGTGCATTTCTCCCCGTGAGGCTTTCTTTGCTGATAGTGAAACCCTCCCGTTAGAGAAAACCTTAGATAGAATTTGTGCAGAAAATGTCTGTCCTTATCCTCCGGGAATACCTGTCTTAATGGCGGGAGAATTAATTACTAAAGCAGCTATAGAATATTTACAACAAATTCCATTATTAGGTGGAGTGATTAGTGGTTGTATTGATTCCAGTCTCCGGACTTTAAAGGTTATTAAAACTTAA
- a CDS encoding ATP-binding protein: MRYFDGILNGLKNKLQVTVSLRFLLIVPFIIQVSLAVSLIGYISFINGQTTVNDLVTQLMNKTSGLVNQHLNSYLAVPTQLNQMNVDAVQAGILNLQNLEVSGKYLWRQMQIYANLGYSGYMLPNGQGAGTGNYTDRKLKTLEIFSVAVEGVSKIDSYAMDNEGNKSDLLYSYNYKGLEQSWYTNTVKAGHPIWSGVHPWSGAFNSGSIAASANYPVYNNNNELMAVFGVDLLLSNISNFLNDIHVSKNGVIFIIERNGLLVANSGDTYPYKFLNGQTDRLAATDSSDTLIQATANYLQQQLGNLEEIQSPQQILFDFQGNAEFVKITPWRDKLGLDWLVVFSVPESDFMAQIQANNRNTIFLCLGTVVVVFLIGIYTSARITKPILDLSAASELIADGNLNKSVDVQGIYELKTLGDSFNHMAQQLQESFTAFATVNQNLEKTNTKLEARTLELQDTIEELHQTQAQIVQSEKMSALGEMVAGIAHEINNPVNFIHGNVAHVEEYTHDLLSLTQLYQDYFPKPPEEITEKLNTIDFEFLQQDLTKVISSMKLGTTRIQQIVLSLRNFSRLDEAEVKAVDIHEGINSTLVILNHRIKSQPDGARIEVIKNYGDLPLIDCYAGQLNQVFMNLLNNAIDALEERDKLRSPDEIKANPSTITISTLHKNGWISIHIADNGFGIEQKDKSRVFNPFFTTKEVGRGTGLGLSISYQIVTQKHGGKLYFQSIPGEGTDFVIQVPVNRSQLNLRTKIN; the protein is encoded by the coding sequence ATGAGATATTTTGATGGTATTTTAAATGGCTTAAAAAATAAACTTCAGGTCACTGTTTCATTACGCTTCTTACTAATCGTGCCATTTATTATTCAAGTTTCGTTGGCTGTTAGTTTGATTGGATACATATCCTTCATAAATGGACAAACAACTGTTAATGATTTAGTCACTCAGTTAATGAACAAAACTAGCGGCTTAGTAAATCAACATTTGAATAGCTACCTAGCAGTTCCCACTCAACTCAATCAGATGAATGTTGATGCTGTCCAAGCAGGAATTTTGAATTTACAGAATCTGGAAGTTTCAGGAAAATATCTGTGGAGACAAATGCAAATTTATGCAAATCTGGGGTACAGCGGATATATGCTACCTAATGGTCAGGGTGCTGGCACTGGTAATTATACTGATAGAAAACTAAAGACTTTAGAGATATTTTCAGTTGCAGTTGAGGGGGTATCTAAAATTGACTCCTATGCTATGGATAATGAGGGTAACAAAAGCGATTTACTTTATAGTTATAATTACAAAGGTTTAGAACAATCTTGGTACACAAATACAGTAAAAGCTGGTCATCCAATTTGGAGTGGTGTGCATCCTTGGAGTGGTGCTTTTAACTCTGGGTCTATAGCTGCATCTGCGAATTATCCTGTGTATAACAATAACAATGAATTAATGGCTGTCTTTGGAGTTGATTTACTGCTTTCTAATATCAGTAATTTTCTAAACGATATTCATGTTAGTAAAAATGGGGTTATTTTTATAATTGAGCGTAATGGGCTATTAGTTGCCAATTCCGGTGATACCTACCCTTACAAATTCTTGAATGGTCAAACCGACCGGTTAGCTGCCACTGACAGCAGTGATACCCTAATTCAAGCTACTGCTAATTATTTACAGCAACAGCTGGGTAACTTAGAGGAGATTCAATCCCCACAGCAGATACTATTTGACTTTCAGGGTAATGCTGAATTTGTCAAAATTACTCCCTGGCGAGACAAATTAGGTTTAGATTGGCTGGTAGTTTTCAGTGTTCCTGAATCAGATTTCATGGCACAAATTCAGGCCAACAACCGCAATACAATCTTCCTATGTTTAGGGACTGTAGTCGTAGTATTTTTGATTGGTATTTACACATCTGCTAGGATTACCAAACCCATTTTAGATTTAAGCGCAGCCAGTGAGTTAATTGCTGATGGTAATTTAAACAAATCCGTAGATGTCCAAGGTATTTATGAATTAAAAACACTTGGCGATTCTTTTAATCACATGGCTCAACAATTACAAGAATCTTTTACAGCTTTCGCAACCGTTAACCAAAACTTAGAAAAAACTAATACTAAATTAGAAGCGCGAACTCTCGAACTTCAAGACACAATTGAAGAACTCCACCAAACTCAAGCTCAAATTGTGCAAAGTGAAAAAATGTCTGCCCTGGGTGAAATGGTTGCAGGTATAGCTCATGAAATTAACAATCCAGTAAATTTTATTCATGGTAATGTTGCTCATGTAGAAGAATACACTCATGATTTGTTGAGTTTGACACAACTTTATCAAGATTATTTCCCCAAACCGCCTGAAGAAATTACAGAAAAACTGAATACAATTGACTTTGAATTTTTACAACAAGATTTAACCAAAGTTATAAGTTCAATGAAACTAGGCACAACACGCATTCAGCAAATTGTGTTGTCATTAAGAAACTTTTCCCGCTTAGATGAAGCCGAGGTAAAAGCAGTTGATATTCATGAAGGAATTAATAGTACATTAGTAATCTTAAATCATCGCATCAAGAGCCAGCCTGATGGTGCTAGGATTGAAGTAATAAAAAATTACGGAGATTTACCCTTGATAGATTGTTATGCAGGTCAACTCAATCAGGTATTTATGAATTTACTCAACAATGCTATTGATGCTTTAGAAGAACGGGATAAACTGCGATCGCCAGATGAAATTAAAGCTAACCCCAGCACTATTACAATATCCACACTACATAAAAACGGCTGGATTAGTATTCACATTGCCGACAATGGATTTGGTATTGAACAGAAAGATAAATCTCGTGTCTTTAACCCATTCTTTACTACTAAAGAAGTAGGTAGGGGAACTGGATTAGGGTTATCTATTAGCTATCAAATTGTTACTCAAAAACACGGTGGCAAGCTTTATTTTCAGTCTATCCCTGGAGAAGGAACGGATTTTGTAATTCAGGTGCCTGTAAATCGTTCTCAGTTAAATCTTAGAACTAAAATCAACTGA
- a CDS encoding HetP family heterocyst commitment protein gives MNQNIADVNKKIKNKINTEQIEQIVKAIIAGKYSWACVLLLRSSGLNPIDYIPYRTYIRLIKNNCLLGGSHSQEDKNNKKDVGIFNLRSRWVHF, from the coding sequence ATGAATCAAAACATTGCTGATGTTAACAAAAAAATTAAAAATAAGATTAATACGGAACAAATAGAGCAAATAGTCAAGGCAATTATAGCCGGTAAATATTCCTGGGCTTGTGTTTTGTTGTTGCGTTCTTCTGGACTAAACCCCATTGATTATATTCCCTATCGTACTTATATCCGATTGATTAAAAATAATTGCCTTCTAGGCGGTTCTCATTCTCAGGAAGACAAGAATAATAAAAAAGATGTAGGAATTTTCAATTTAAGGTCTAGATGGGTGCATTTCTGA
- a CDS encoding DUF2059 domain-containing protein, translating to MKIQLLISALLISLIANINLPAFAQTSPQVPIQKKELIANANNTEKIQNIKKLLEITGAKSLSQQMINQMLNSMKSQYPDIPASFWNAFMAEIKLDDMVNAYIPLYDKYFTNEEIKGMIAFYDTPLGKKALNVLPQIAQDSTEIGIKYGREAAERAMQKLKSQGDIP from the coding sequence ATGAAAATACAACTTTTAATCTCAGCATTGTTAATTTCACTGATAGCAAATATCAACCTACCAGCTTTTGCTCAAACATCACCTCAAGTTCCCATTCAAAAAAAAGAACTGATTGCAAACGCTAACAACACCGAAAAAATTCAAAATATCAAAAAGTTACTAGAAATAACAGGTGCAAAAAGTCTGAGTCAACAAATGATTAATCAAATGTTAAACTCAATGAAATCTCAGTACCCAGATATACCTGCAAGTTTTTGGAATGCTTTTATGGCAGAAATTAAACTAGATGATATGGTTAATGCGTATATTCCTTTATACGACAAGTATTTTACTAATGAAGAAATTAAAGGAATGATTGCTTTTTATGATACTCCACTAGGAAAGAAAGCTCTCAATGTATTACCTCAAATTGCTCAAGATTCCACAGAAATTGGCATCAAATATGGTAGAGAAGCAGCAGAAAGAGCTATGCAAAAATTAAAATCCCAGGGTGATATTCCTTAA
- a CDS encoding 2-oxoisovalerate dehydrogenase E1 subunit beta, with protein MIEIVFLVEDDPDGGYTASALGYSIFTQADDLASLQIMIHDAVDCHFSDENNRPEIIRYSK; from the coding sequence ATGATTGAAATTGTATTTCTAGTTGAAGATGATCCTGATGGTGGCTATACAGCCTCAGCATTAGGATACTCAATTTTTACTCAAGCAGATGATTTAGCAAGTTTGCAAATAATGATTCATGATGCTGTTGACTGTCATTTTTCTGATGAAAACAACCGACCTGAAATTATTCGTTATTCAAAATAA
- a CDS encoding HAMP domain-containing sensor histidine kinase, translating to MCFEDPVFKKLSFSLLELYETLELAKQQSAIKSHILAKVCHQLRTPLNVISFSNSLIQKNIDNIDPKDREITINCLDNIQTATQQIIQILDDIFMLLEIEAKKVEFESTNVNLLDFCKNIIEKLHILHSDKHIKITVKGDYSSVYIYQNMLKPILDNLLDNALKYSSENSVVNLRISCSQQKITFKIKDQGIGISKSDQQKLFQPFYRGVNVGTIPGTGLGLSIVQTLVELYKGNISVVSKLDLGTTVTLVIPSIQPMDLDTS from the coding sequence ATGTGTTTTGAAGATCCTGTTTTTAAGAAGCTTAGTTTTTCATTATTGGAATTATATGAAACCTTAGAATTAGCAAAACAACAAAGTGCTATTAAATCTCATATTTTGGCTAAAGTATGCCATCAATTGCGTACACCACTAAATGTTATTTCTTTTTCCAATAGTTTAATTCAAAAAAACATAGACAATATAGACCCAAAAGATAGAGAAATAACTATAAATTGCTTAGATAATATTCAAACAGCAACACAACAAATTATTCAAATATTAGATGATATCTTTATGCTATTAGAAATAGAAGCAAAAAAAGTGGAATTTGAAAGCACAAATGTTAACTTATTAGATTTTTGTAAAAATATTATTGAAAAACTACACATTCTTCATAGTGACAAACATATTAAGATTACTGTGAAAGGTGATTACTCATCGGTTTATATTTATCAAAATATGCTAAAGCCAATTTTAGATAACTTACTTGATAATGCTCTGAAGTATTCCTCTGAAAATAGTGTAGTAAATTTGAGAATTTCCTGTAGCCAACAAAAAATTACTTTTAAAATTAAAGATCAGGGAATTGGAATTTCTAAATCAGATCAACAAAAATTATTCCAGCCTTTTTACCGGGGTGTAAATGTCGGGACAATACCGGGTACAGGACTAGGATTATCAATTGTTCAAACTTTAGTGGAATTATATAAAGGAAACATTTCAGTGGTGAGTAAATTAGATTTAGGTACTACAGTGACTTTGGTAATACCATCAATTCAACCTATGGATTTAGATACATCTTAA
- a CDS encoding HAD domain-containing protein has product MIFLDIDGVLVPEKKFAETKNKFLTAEDYLKFDADCLLNFENILRRYPDVLVVISSSWREVVKIEVLKNLFSSDIGNRILGFTPFIDVRFLDNCEYIRYQEVLEFLKQNNAVNIPWVAIDDLSYHYPSDINIVVTDAYCGFNETAALALDSYLQE; this is encoded by the coding sequence TTGATTTTTCTAGATATTGATGGGGTACTTGTACCAGAAAAGAAATTTGCTGAAACAAAGAATAAATTTCTAACTGCTGAAGATTATCTCAAATTTGATGCTGATTGTTTATTAAATTTTGAAAATATTTTACGTCGTTATCCTGATGTATTAGTTGTCATTTCTTCATCTTGGCGAGAAGTAGTTAAAATTGAAGTTTTAAAAAACTTATTTTCTTCAGATATAGGAAATAGGATATTAGGTTTTACTCCTTTTATAGATGTGAGATTTCTTGATAATTGTGAATATATCCGTTATCAAGAAGTGCTAGAGTTTTTAAAACAAAATAATGCAGTAAATATTCCTTGGGTGGCAATTGATGATTTAAGTTATCATTATCCATCTGATATTAATATTGTAGTCACAGATGCTTATTGTGGTTTTAATGAAACTGCTGCGCTGGCTTTAGATTCATATTTGCAGGAATGA
- a CDS encoding DNA double-strand break repair nuclease NurA: protein MLDLTKLAGQMQGLSEHLSSEVAESNRRLELAKDYLKQAFARQQELIETQEKWRDCLLFANATPIEPLETCIDIPIPPKVHTVISTDGSQIAPNHHEIAYCYLLNIGRVVLHYGQNRHPLLDSLPEVFYRPEDLYISRQWGLRTEEWMSHRRTASEITVLAELACSVKTEAPALAMVDGSLIYWFLDQLPMDARDRILPPILEAWQKLRQAEIPIMGYLSAARNIEATNFLRLLACPHSQPNCINHCPDQLDYVPCKKFDTLRDTTLWTTQLKPGQRGSLWRSNNRILQLYEDQTIYFCYVHVGTEIARIEVPMWVANDAKMLDQALGLMLAQVQKGYGYPVAIAEAHNQAVVRGGDRNHFFALLEREMIKAGIKNVGTSYKEARKRGSIA from the coding sequence ATGTTAGATTTAACAAAATTAGCGGGACAAATGCAAGGTTTGAGTGAGCATCTTTCCTCAGAAGTTGCTGAAAGTAACAGGCGTTTGGAGTTAGCAAAAGATTATTTAAAACAAGCGTTTGCACGTCAACAGGAGTTAATAGAAACTCAGGAAAAATGGCGAGATTGTCTGCTTTTTGCGAATGCTACACCTATTGAACCTTTAGAAACTTGTATTGATATTCCCATACCACCAAAAGTTCATACTGTCATCTCTACAGATGGTTCACAAATTGCCCCTAACCATCATGAAATTGCCTATTGTTATCTGTTAAATATTGGTAGAGTTGTTTTACATTATGGTCAAAATCGTCACCCACTCCTAGATAGTTTGCCGGAGGTATTTTATCGCCCAGAAGACTTATATATCTCTCGTCAGTGGGGTTTAAGAACGGAAGAATGGATGAGTCACCGGCGTACTGCTTCGGAAATTACGGTATTAGCTGAACTAGCTTGCAGTGTAAAAACGGAAGCCCCAGCTTTAGCGATGGTAGATGGTTCGTTAATATACTGGTTTTTAGATCAATTACCGATGGATGCGCGCGATCGCATTTTACCACCAATTTTAGAAGCTTGGCAAAAATTACGTCAAGCAGAAATCCCCATTATGGGTTATCTTAGCGCCGCCCGTAACATCGAAGCCACAAACTTTTTACGGTTATTAGCTTGTCCCCATTCTCAACCAAATTGTATAAATCATTGCCCGGATCAACTAGATTATGTTCCCTGTAAAAAATTTGATACTTTGCGAGATACAACTCTATGGACTACCCAACTCAAACCTGGACAAAGAGGATCTCTATGGCGCAGTAATAATCGCATTTTACAGCTTTATGAAGACCAGACTATCTATTTTTGCTATGTTCATGTAGGGACGGAAATTGCTCGGATAGAAGTTCCGATGTGGGTAGCTAATGATGCTAAAATGCTAGATCAAGCATTAGGATTAATGTTAGCTCAAGTACAAAAAGGATACGGATACCCTGTGGCAATTGCGGAGGCACATAACCAAGCTGTGGTCAGAGGTGGTGATAGAAACCATTTCTTTGCACTTTTAGAACGGGAAATGATTAAAGCAGGTATAAAAAATGTTGGGACTTCTTATAAGGAAGCTAGGAAGCGCGGAAGTATTGCGTAA
- a CDS encoding HAD hydrolase-like protein: MTAKNPTILALDFDGVVCDGLIEYFEVAWRTYCQVWSSTQQTPPENLANRFYRLRPVIETGWEMPVLIKALIAGFTDDKILQEWSNIAPQILAVDKIEPKVVAKKLDGLRDEWISTDLDGWLSLHRFYPGVIEKLKKVINSEVKLFIVTTKEGRFVKNLLQREGLKLADTAIFGKEVKRPKYETLRGLIAQEKNQPVSLWFMEDRLKTLELVKQQSDLDHVQLFLADWGYNTPSEREAGENDDRIQVISLDQFSQDFSRW, translated from the coding sequence ATGACAGCAAAAAATCCCACAATTTTAGCCTTAGACTTTGATGGCGTAGTTTGTGATGGACTAATTGAATATTTTGAGGTAGCATGGCGTACCTATTGTCAAGTTTGGTCATCTACTCAGCAAACACCACCAGAAAATTTAGCTAATAGATTTTATCGTTTACGTCCTGTAATTGAAACTGGTTGGGAAATGCCGGTTTTAATTAAAGCTTTGATTGCTGGTTTTACTGATGATAAAATTCTCCAAGAATGGTCTAATATTGCTCCACAAATTTTAGCAGTAGATAAGATAGAACCCAAAGTAGTTGCTAAAAAACTGGACGGTTTACGGGATGAGTGGATATCTACAGACTTAGATGGTTGGTTAAGTTTACATAGGTTTTATCCAGGGGTGATAGAAAAACTGAAAAAGGTGATTAATAGTGAAGTTAAGTTGTTTATTGTGACTACTAAAGAAGGACGTTTTGTTAAGAATTTATTACAAAGAGAAGGTTTGAAGTTAGCAGATACAGCAATTTTTGGCAAGGAAGTAAAACGCCCAAAATATGAAACTTTACGAGGTTTAATTGCACAGGAAAAAAATCAACCTGTAAGTTTGTGGTTTATGGAAGATAGACTAAAAACATTGGAATTAGTTAAACAACAATCAGATTTAGATCATGTCCAACTTTTTTTGGCAGATTGGGGTTATAATACTCCATCAGAAAGAGAAGCAGGAGAAAATGATGATCGCATTCAAGTAATATCACTTGATCAGTTTTCTCAAGATTTCTCTCGGTGGTAA